A stretch of the Nitratireductor thuwali genome encodes the following:
- the oppB gene encoding oligopeptide ABC transporter permease OppB, whose translation MFGYVLRRLLGAIPTLFFVVTASFFLMRVAPGGPFDRERALEAKVLENINKVFHLDKPLWEQYLRYLGNLLRGDLGPSFIYRDFSVQELLGSGLPISIQLGGTALLVALLFGSLLGCIAALRQNSWIDYGVIAVATFGITVPNFVVAPLLSLIFGVWLSMLPAGGWDNGSPANMVLPVLTLALPQIAIVARLIRGSMIEALRSDHVRTARAYGLPSRMIVVVHALRAACLPVVSYLGPAAAALLTGSVVVETIFGLPGIGRYFVQGALNRDYTLVMGTVIIIAVFVVVFNLIVDLLYAVLDPRVRYD comes from the coding sequence ATGTTCGGCTATGTGTTGCGTCGCCTCCTGGGCGCGATTCCCACCTTGTTTTTCGTCGTCACCGCATCGTTCTTCCTGATGCGCGTCGCGCCGGGCGGCCCCTTCGACCGCGAGCGGGCGCTGGAAGCCAAGGTCCTGGAGAACATCAACAAGGTGTTCCACCTCGACAAGCCTCTCTGGGAGCAATATCTGCGCTATCTCGGCAATCTCCTGCGCGGGGATCTCGGCCCGAGCTTCATCTACCGCGATTTTTCGGTCCAGGAGCTTCTGGGCAGCGGTTTGCCCATTTCGATACAGCTTGGCGGAACGGCGCTGCTGGTCGCGCTCTTGTTCGGCTCGCTGCTGGGCTGCATCGCCGCGCTGCGGCAAAACTCGTGGATCGACTACGGCGTCATCGCGGTGGCCACCTTCGGCATCACCGTTCCCAATTTCGTGGTCGCGCCGCTTCTGTCGCTGATCTTCGGCGTGTGGCTTTCCATGCTGCCCGCCGGCGGCTGGGACAATGGCAGCCCTGCCAACATGGTCCTGCCGGTGCTCACTCTGGCGCTGCCGCAGATCGCGATCGTCGCCCGCCTCATACGCGGCTCGATGATCGAGGCGCTGCGCTCCGACCATGTGCGCACGGCACGGGCCTATGGCCTGCCTTCGCGCATGATCGTCGTCGTTCACGCGCTGCGCGCTGCCTGCCTTCCCGTCGTCTCCTATCTCGGACCGGCAGCGGCGGCGCTGCTGACAGGCTCGGTCGTGGTGGAGACGATCTTCGGCCTGCCCGGCATCGGCCGCTACTTCGTGCAGGGTGCGCTCAACCGCGACTACACCTTGGTCATGGGCACGGTCATCATCATCGCGGTGTTCGTGGTGGTCTTCAATCTGATCGTTGATCTTCTCTATGCGGTGCTGGACCCGAGAGTGCGCTATGACTGA
- a CDS encoding peptide ABC transporter substrate-binding protein, with protein sequence MNKTMMRGLLAGAAFIASVSAASAVTYVRGNDSDPETLDQHKTSTVSEANLLRDLYEGLVIYDPEANVIPGVAESWEVSDDGTVYTFKLRADATWSNGDPVTAEDFVFSFQRIQKPETGAKYATILYPIKNAEKINKGELEPGELGVKAIDDRTLEITLEQPTPYFLELLTHQTGLPLNKAAVEEHGSDFVKPENIVTNGAYTLVSITPNDKIVMEKNENFREADTVSIDRIEWIPFEDRASCVRRFEAGEVHSCSDLPAEQLKSIRDRLGDQVRTPPYLGTYYYALNTQNEALSDARVRQALSMVIDREFIGEEIWSGAMLPAYSQVPPGIGNYIDNPPQYEWAEESLIDREDKAIELMTEAGYGPDKPLELELSYNSSENHKNTATAIADMWSPLGVNVTFNVRDGSAHYAHLRDSDDYQVARAGWIGDYSDPQNFLFLVESDNTGFNYAKYKNPEYDALMDKAAAETDLEKRAEILAEAERMFLRDTPFIPLLFYSSLSLVSDKLQGWKDNIQNVHPTRFMSISE encoded by the coding sequence ATGAACAAGACGATGATGCGAGGGTTGCTTGCAGGCGCAGCCTTTATAGCCAGCGTGAGCGCGGCGTCGGCCGTGACCTATGTGCGCGGCAATGACAGCGATCCCGAGACGCTGGACCAACACAAGACGTCGACGGTCTCGGAAGCGAACCTCCTGCGCGACCTTTATGAGGGACTGGTGATCTACGATCCCGAGGCCAATGTCATTCCAGGTGTTGCGGAAAGCTGGGAGGTCTCCGACGACGGCACCGTCTACACCTTCAAGCTGCGCGCCGATGCGACCTGGTCGAATGGCGATCCGGTGACGGCGGAAGATTTCGTCTTCTCTTTCCAGCGCATACAGAAACCGGAGACCGGTGCGAAATACGCGACCATTCTTTATCCCATCAAGAATGCAGAGAAGATCAACAAGGGTGAGCTCGAGCCCGGCGAACTCGGCGTCAAGGCCATCGACGACAGGACGCTGGAGATTACGCTCGAACAGCCCACGCCCTATTTCCTGGAGCTTCTCACCCACCAGACCGGGCTGCCGCTCAACAAGGCGGCCGTCGAGGAGCATGGCTCCGACTTCGTGAAGCCGGAAAACATCGTCACCAACGGCGCCTATACGCTCGTATCCATCACCCCCAACGATAAGATCGTGATGGAGAAGAACGAGAATTTCCGCGAGGCCGACACGGTCAGCATCGATCGCATCGAATGGATCCCCTTCGAGGACCGCGCCTCCTGCGTGCGCCGGTTCGAAGCGGGTGAAGTGCACAGCTGCTCCGATCTGCCGGCCGAGCAGCTCAAATCCATCAGGGACCGTCTCGGCGACCAGGTGCGCACGCCGCCTTATCTCGGCACCTACTACTATGCCCTCAACACGCAGAACGAAGCGTTGAGCGATGCGCGCGTGCGTCAGGCTCTGTCCATGGTCATCGACCGCGAGTTCATCGGCGAGGAGATCTGGTCGGGAGCCATGCTGCCCGCCTATTCGCAGGTGCCGCCCGGCATCGGCAACTATATCGACAATCCGCCGCAATATGAGTGGGCGGAGGAATCGCTGATCGACCGCGAGGACAAGGCGATCGAGCTGATGACGGAGGCCGGCTACGGCCCCGATAAGCCGCTCGAGCTGGAGCTTTCCTACAACTCGTCGGAAAACCACAAGAATACGGCAACGGCGATCGCCGACATGTGGAGTCCGCTCGGCGTCAACGTCACCTTCAACGTGCGCGACGGCTCCGCCCACTATGCCCATCTGCGCGACAGCGACGACTATCAGGTCGCCCGCGCCGGCTGGATCGGGGACTATTCCGACCCGCAGAACTTCCTCTTCCTCGTCGAAAGCGACAACACGGGCTTCAACTACGCCAAGTACAAGAATCCCGAATATGATGCGCTGATGGACAAGGCCGCGGCCGAAACCGATCTCGAGAAGCGGGCTGAAATTCTGGCCGAGGCGGAGAGGATGTTCCTACGGGATACGCCGTTCATTCCGCTGCTCTTCTACTCGTCGCTCTCGCTCGTGTCCGACAAACTGCAGGGCTGGAAAGACAATATCCAGAACGTGCACCCCACCCGCTTCATGAGCATATCCGAGTAG
- a CDS encoding (2Fe-2S)-binding protein encodes MADLTMTVNGRRISGTVEDRTLLVHFLRENQGLTGTHVGCDTSQCGACVVHVDGKAVKSCTMLAAQASGSEVLTIEGLSDGAELHPVQAAFKEHHGLQCGFCTPGMIMAATDMIRRHPEGLDEKTVRAELEGNICRCTGYHNIVKAILAASEAMAGRAKAA; translated from the coding sequence ATGGCAGATTTAACGATGACGGTGAACGGCCGCAGGATATCCGGCACGGTGGAAGACAGGACCCTGCTGGTTCACTTCCTGCGCGAGAACCAGGGCCTGACCGGCACCCATGTGGGGTGCGATACTTCCCAATGCGGCGCCTGCGTCGTGCACGTCGACGGCAAGGCGGTGAAATCCTGCACCATGCTTGCCGCGCAGGCATCCGGTTCGGAAGTCCTTACGATCGAGGGGCTTTCCGACGGTGCGGAGCTGCATCCGGTCCAGGCGGCGTTCAAGGAGCACCACGGCCTCCAATGCGGCTTCTGCACGCCAGGCATGATCATGGCCGCCACCGATATGATCCGGCGCCATCCCGAAGGCCTCGACGAGAAGACGGTGCGAGCGGAGCTCGAAGGCAACATCTGCCGCTGCACGGGCTACCACAACATCGTCAAAGCCATTCTTGCCGCATCGGAAGCGATGGCGGGCAGGGCGAAGGCTGCTTAG
- a CDS encoding xanthine dehydrogenase family protein molybdopterin-binding subunit, with product MGIEGIGARVARKEDKRFITGLGRYVDDMVVPGMKHAAFVRSPHAHARIRSINVDAAGGMPGVIGVLTGKELQGDGIGNLICGWMVHSKDGSPMKMGAWSALATEKVRYVGDAVAIVVADTRGQARDAAEAVEIDYEELPAVTDAVKALEKGAPQLHPEAEGNLIYDWEIGDGAATDSALAGAAHVTRMKIVNNRLVPNAMEPRAALGHYDKAEDHYTCWTTSQNPHVARLVMSAFYNVAPENKLRVIAPDVGGGFGSKIFIYPEEIVCLWASKRTGVPVKWVADRTESFLTDAHGRDHVTEVQMAFDADNRITGLKVDTIANFGAYMSLFSSSVPTYLYATLLSGQYDIPAIHANVRAVYTNTAPVDAYRGAGRPEATYVVERVVETAARELGVSPAELRRKNFIREFPHQTPVIMNYDAGDYDASLDAAMREADYDGFPARRAEAEKRGRKRGIGMSCYIEACGIAPSAAVGSLGAGVGLWESAEVRVNAAGTIEVLTGSHSHGQGHETTFSQLVAERFGVPIEQVSIVHGDTDKVQMGMGTYGSRSGAVGMSAIVKALDKVEAKAKKIAAHLLEADESDIVIENGEAKVAGTDRTVPWFQVALAAYTAHNLPEGMEPGLKEGAFYDPTNFTFPAGCYICEVEVDPETGHTDIVQFVAADDFGNVINPMIVEGQVHGGLAQGIGQALLEGCHYDPATGQLITASYMDYTMPRADDLPSFRVSTTNTPCPGNPLGIKGCGEAGAIGSPPALINAITDAIGNNDLTMPATPQKVWAAMQ from the coding sequence ATGGGTATCGAAGGCATCGGCGCGCGGGTGGCGCGCAAGGAAGACAAGCGTTTCATCACGGGTCTCGGCCGATATGTGGACGACATGGTCGTGCCGGGCATGAAACATGCCGCATTCGTCCGCAGTCCCCACGCCCACGCAAGGATCAGGTCCATCAATGTCGATGCGGCGGGCGGCATGCCGGGCGTGATCGGGGTGTTGACCGGTAAAGAGCTGCAGGGCGACGGCATCGGCAACCTCATCTGCGGCTGGATGGTCCATTCCAAGGACGGCAGCCCCATGAAGATGGGCGCCTGGTCGGCGCTGGCCACCGAGAAGGTGCGCTATGTCGGCGATGCCGTCGCAATCGTCGTGGCCGACACCAGGGGCCAGGCGCGCGACGCGGCCGAGGCGGTCGAGATAGACTACGAGGAACTTCCAGCCGTTACCGATGCCGTGAAGGCATTGGAAAAGGGCGCCCCTCAACTTCATCCGGAAGCCGAAGGCAACCTGATCTACGACTGGGAAATCGGCGATGGCGCGGCGACCGACAGCGCGCTTGCCGGCGCCGCCCATGTCACCCGCATGAAGATCGTCAACAACCGCCTCGTGCCCAACGCCATGGAGCCGCGCGCCGCCCTTGGCCATTACGACAAGGCGGAAGATCACTACACCTGCTGGACGACCAGCCAAAACCCGCATGTCGCCCGACTGGTGATGAGCGCGTTCTACAACGTGGCGCCCGAGAACAAGCTGCGGGTGATTGCGCCGGATGTCGGCGGCGGCTTCGGCTCAAAGATATTCATCTACCCCGAGGAGATCGTCTGCCTGTGGGCTTCCAAACGCACCGGCGTGCCGGTCAAATGGGTGGCCGACCGCACCGAGAGCTTCCTCACCGATGCGCATGGCCGCGACCATGTGACGGAAGTCCAGATGGCTTTCGACGCTGACAACAGGATCACCGGCCTGAAGGTCGACACGATCGCCAATTTTGGCGCCTACATGTCGCTCTTCTCCTCGTCGGTGCCGACCTATCTCTATGCCACGCTGCTGTCGGGCCAGTACGACATTCCGGCGATCCACGCCAATGTGCGCGCGGTCTACACCAACACGGCGCCTGTCGATGCCTATCGCGGCGCAGGACGGCCCGAGGCCACCTATGTGGTCGAGCGCGTGGTGGAAACGGCGGCGCGGGAGCTTGGCGTCTCGCCGGCCGAATTGCGCCGCAAGAATTTCATTCGGGAGTTTCCCCATCAGACGCCGGTGATCATGAACTACGACGCCGGCGACTACGACGCTTCCCTCGACGCGGCCATGCGCGAGGCCGACTATGACGGCTTCCCCGCCCGCCGGGCGGAGGCCGAGAAGCGGGGCAGGAAGCGCGGCATCGGCATGAGCTGCTATATCGAGGCCTGCGGCATCGCGCCGTCCGCCGCCGTCGGTTCCCTGGGCGCGGGCGTCGGCCTTTGGGAATCGGCCGAAGTGCGGGTGAATGCGGCCGGCACCATCGAGGTGCTTACGGGGTCGCACAGCCACGGTCAGGGCCACGAAACGACGTTCTCGCAGCTCGTGGCGGAACGTTTCGGCGTTCCCATCGAGCAGGTCTCCATCGTCCATGGCGATACCGACAAGGTGCAGATGGGCATGGGCACCTATGGCTCGCGCTCGGGCGCGGTCGGCATGTCGGCCATAGTCAAGGCGCTGGACAAGGTAGAGGCCAAGGCCAAGAAGATCGCCGCGCATCTGCTGGAAGCCGACGAGAGCGACATCGTGATCGAAAACGGTGAGGCCAAGGTGGCCGGCACCGACAGGACGGTGCCCTGGTTCCAGGTGGCGCTCGCTGCCTATACCGCGCACAATTTGCCGGAGGGCATGGAGCCGGGGCTGAAGGAAGGCGCGTTCTACGACCCGACCAACTTCACCTTCCCCGCGGGCTGCTATATCTGCGAGGTCGAGGTCGATCCGGAAACCGGCCATACCGACATCGTGCAATTCGTGGCGGCGGACGATTTCGGCAACGTCATCAATCCGATGATCGTCGAGGGGCAGGTGCATGGCGGGCTGGCGCAGGGCATCGGACAGGCGCTGCTGGAGGGCTGCCACTATGACCCGGCCACCGGCCAGCTCATCACGGCGTCCTATATGGATTACACCATGCCGCGCGCGGACGACCTGCCGTCCTTCCGCGTATCGACAACCAACACCCCGTGCCCCGGCAATCCGCTCGGGATCAAGGGTTGCGGCGAGGCCGGCGCGATCGGTTCGCCGCCAGCGCTTATCAACGCGATCACCGACGCTATTGGAAACAATGACCTGACCATGCCCGCCACGCCCCAGAAGGTGTGGGCGGCGATGCAGTGA
- a CDS encoding FAD binding domain-containing protein, with amino-acid sequence MYNASYHRASSVDEAVKLLSDAEDGKFVAGGQTLIPTMKARLAAPTDLVDLRHIPDLMGISVSGDSVKIGAGTTHAEVASNAALAKACPALCHMAGHIGDPHVRHMGTLGGSIANNDPAADYPAALLALSATIHTSKREIPADDFFTGLFETALEEDEIITAVSFALPEKAGYAKFPNPASRYALTGVFVAKRPDGVRVAVTGAGEEGVFRAGELETALAASFDAAALDGVKVSADGLMSDIHASAEYRANLVVVMAKRAVQAALA; translated from the coding sequence ATGTACAACGCGAGCTACCACCGTGCCTCCTCCGTCGATGAGGCGGTCAAGCTTTTGTCCGATGCGGAGGATGGCAAATTCGTCGCCGGCGGCCAGACGCTCATCCCCACCATGAAGGCACGGCTGGCCGCGCCCACCGACCTTGTCGACCTGCGCCATATTCCCGACCTGATGGGGATCAGCGTCTCCGGCGACAGCGTGAAGATCGGCGCAGGCACGACCCATGCCGAGGTTGCGTCCAATGCTGCTCTCGCCAAGGCCTGCCCGGCATTGTGCCATATGGCCGGCCATATCGGCGATCCGCATGTCCGCCACATGGGCACGCTTGGCGGCTCCATAGCCAACAACGATCCCGCGGCGGATTACCCGGCCGCGCTTCTGGCGCTGTCGGCGACCATCCACACCAGCAAGCGCGAGATTCCGGCCGACGATTTCTTCACCGGCCTGTTTGAGACGGCGCTGGAGGAAGACGAGATCATCACCGCGGTTTCATTCGCTCTGCCGGAAAAGGCCGGCTATGCGAAATTTCCCAACCCCGCCTCCCGCTACGCGCTAACCGGCGTGTTTGTGGCAAAGCGTCCCGACGGCGTCCGTGTCGCCGTCACCGGAGCGGGCGAGGAAGGCGTGTTCCGCGCCGGCGAACTGGAAACCGCGCTCGCAGCGTCTTTCGATGCCGCCGCGCTGGACGGCGTGAAAGTTTCGGCCGACGGGCTGATGTCGGACATCCATGCCTCGGCCGAATATCGCGCCAACCTGGTGGTCGTCATGGCCAAAAGGGCGGTCCAGGCAGCGCTTGCGTAG
- the dgcN gene encoding N-acetyltransferase DgcN — MLKTPYLLFLGDAPDPLAAKVAQGIKDWRPEHCLGQLRLEGCKADLGLPDFSVAEARARGAQTLVVGAANRGGVISQKWLATLVEAAEAGMDIASGLHNRLTSLPDLVAAAKRSGTELFDVRVPQHDYPIGDGKRRAGKRCLAVGTDCSVGKMYTALAMEKAMREAGMKATFRATGQTGILITGSGVPLDAVVADFMAGSIEWLSPENEPDHWDLIEGQGSLFHPSFSGVTLALIHGGQPDALVLCHEPTRTHMRGLPHYGLPSLEELRELTLATARIVNPDVKVTGISVNTAALGEDEAVQCLREVEARMRLPAVDPFRQGAARLVEALNV; from the coding sequence ATGCTGAAAACGCCCTACCTCCTGTTCCTCGGCGACGCCCCCGATCCGCTTGCGGCGAAGGTTGCGCAGGGCATCAAGGACTGGCGGCCCGAACATTGCCTTGGCCAGCTCCGGCTTGAAGGCTGCAAGGCTGACCTCGGCCTGCCCGATTTCAGCGTGGCCGAGGCACGCGCCAGGGGCGCGCAGACATTGGTGGTGGGCGCCGCCAACCGGGGCGGCGTCATTTCACAGAAGTGGCTGGCGACGCTGGTCGAAGCGGCCGAGGCAGGTATGGACATCGCCTCCGGCCTCCACAACAGGCTCACCTCCCTGCCCGATCTGGTGGCGGCGGCAAAGCGCAGCGGCACGGAGCTCTTCGACGTGCGCGTTCCCCAGCACGACTACCCGATCGGCGACGGGAAACGCCGTGCCGGCAAACGCTGCCTTGCCGTCGGCACCGACTGCTCGGTCGGCAAGATGTACACCGCCCTTGCCATGGAGAAGGCGATGCGCGAGGCCGGCATGAAAGCCACGTTCCGCGCCACCGGCCAGACCGGCATCCTGATCACCGGATCGGGCGTGCCGCTCGACGCGGTGGTGGCCGACTTCATGGCGGGCAGCATCGAATGGCTGTCGCCCGAAAACGAGCCCGACCACTGGGACCTGATCGAAGGCCAGGGCAGCCTGTTCCACCCCTCCTTCTCCGGCGTCACGCTGGCCCTTATCCACGGCGGGCAGCCCGACGCGCTGGTTCTATGCCACGAGCCGACCCGCACCCATATGCGCGGCCTGCCGCACTACGGCCTGCCCAGCCTTGAGGAATTGCGCGAGCTCACGCTTGCCACCGCGCGGATCGTCAATCCGGATGTCAAAGTGACCGGCATCTCCGTCAACACGGCGGCGCTCGGCGAGGACGAGGCGGTGCAATGCCTGCGGGAGGTCGAGGCGCGGATGAGACTCCCCGCTGTCGATCCCTTCCGCCAGGGCGCGGCACGATTGGTGGAAGCGCTGAACGTCTGA
- a CDS encoding cisplatin damage response ATP-dependent DNA ligase: MQAFAELLDRLVLTPSRNGKLKLLTDYFADTPDPDRGYGLAGITGGLDFPAVKPAMLRGLVSERVDELLFAYSYDYVGDLAETISLIWPAEPSGNAAPPLREVVERLRAASRSDAPTLMADLLDRLDPSGRFAVIKLATGGLRIGVSARLAKQALAQFGGVDVGEIEELWHGLKPPYEELFAWLEARAPKPESAARAPFRPVMLAHAFTEADRALDPADYAAEWKWDGIRVQASAEAGVRKLYSRTGDDVSSAFPDLADAMEFDAAIDGELLVGDPRERTGTFSDLQQRLNRKTVSARMLSQYPVFLRCYDLLALGTRNLRSLPYPERRAALAALVASLPSDRFDLSPEVPFDSWDELDEKRRNPPHPVIEGVMLKRKDSAYLPGRPKGPWFKWKRDPFTVDAVLMYAQRGHGKRSSFYSDYTFGVWTGPLDDPSLVPVGKAYFGFTDEELKQIDKYVRDNTIERFGPVRSVRADRDHGLVLEVAFEGLNRSTRHKSGVAMRFPRISRLRWDKPSHEADRLETLEDMLDEKRLSQPAKP, translated from the coding sequence ATGCAGGCATTCGCGGAATTGCTGGACCGCCTGGTGCTCACGCCATCGCGCAACGGAAAGCTGAAGCTTTTGACTGACTATTTTGCCGATACGCCGGATCCCGATCGCGGCTACGGGCTGGCGGGGATCACCGGCGGGCTGGACTTTCCTGCCGTCAAGCCAGCCATGCTTCGCGGGCTCGTGAGCGAGCGCGTCGACGAGCTCCTGTTCGCCTATTCCTACGATTATGTCGGAGACCTTGCCGAAACGATCTCGCTGATCTGGCCCGCCGAACCTTCCGGAAATGCTGCCCCGCCCCTGCGCGAGGTCGTGGAGCGGCTCAGGGCAGCCAGCCGCTCCGATGCGCCGACGCTGATGGCCGATCTCCTCGACCGGCTCGATCCCTCCGGCCGTTTCGCGGTGATCAAGCTGGCCACCGGCGGATTGCGCATCGGCGTATCGGCGCGGCTTGCCAAGCAGGCGCTGGCGCAGTTCGGCGGCGTCGACGTGGGCGAGATCGAGGAGTTGTGGCACGGGCTGAAGCCGCCCTACGAGGAACTGTTCGCCTGGCTGGAGGCGCGGGCGCCGAAGCCGGAGAGCGCAGCTAGGGCGCCGTTTCGCCCGGTCATGCTGGCGCACGCCTTTACAGAAGCCGACCGGGCCCTGGATCCGGCCGACTACGCGGCCGAATGGAAGTGGGATGGCATCCGCGTACAGGCAAGCGCGGAGGCAGGCGTTCGAAAACTCTACTCCCGCACAGGCGACGACGTTTCCTCCGCCTTTCCCGATCTGGCCGATGCCATGGAGTTCGATGCTGCCATCGACGGCGAGTTGCTGGTGGGCGATCCGCGCGAGCGCACTGGCACTTTTTCCGACCTGCAGCAGAGGCTCAACCGCAAGACCGTCTCGGCCAGAATGCTGTCGCAGTATCCGGTTTTCCTGCGCTGCTACGACCTCCTGGCACTGGGTACGCGGAACCTGCGCAGTCTCCCCTATCCCGAACGCCGGGCCGCTCTGGCCGCGCTCGTCGCCAGCCTGCCCTCCGACCGTTTCGACCTGTCGCCGGAAGTTCCATTCGATAGTTGGGACGAGTTGGACGAAAAGCGCCGCAATCCGCCTCATCCGGTGATCGAGGGGGTGATGCTGAAACGGAAGGACAGCGCCTATCTGCCGGGCCGGCCAAAGGGTCCTTGGTTCAAGTGGAAACGCGACCCGTTCACCGTCGATGCGGTGCTGATGTATGCGCAGCGCGGCCACGGAAAGCGCTCCAGCTTCTACTCCGACTATACGTTCGGCGTCTGGACCGGGCCCCTCGACGACCCATCCCTGGTGCCGGTCGGCAAGGCCTATTTCGGCTTCACGGACGAGGAGTTGAAGCAGATCGACAAATATGTGCGCGACAACACGATCGAACGCTTCGGGCCGGTCCGCTCGGTCCGTGCCGACCGCGACCACGGACTGGTCCTGGAAGTGGCCTTCGAGGGGCTGAACCGCTCGACGAGGCACAAATCCGGTGTCGCGATGCGCTTTCCCCGCATCTCCCGGCTGCGCTGGGACAAGCCCTCCCATGAAGCCGACCGGCTGGAAACGCTGGAGGACATGCTGGACGAGAAGCGGCTCAGCCAGCCGGCGAAACCCTGA
- a CDS encoding ligase-associated DNA damage response exonuclease: protein MNPRDLLHSRPEGLYCPKGDFFIDPVRPVARALITHGHADHARAGHSAVMATRETLDIMEIRYGAEFAGSRQEAQLGQTVRLDGVEVTFHPAGHVLGSAQICVEHGGLRIVASGDYKRSRDPTCLPFEPIRCDVFVTEATFALPVFVHPPAADEIGRLLKSRDQFPERTHIVGAYGLGKAQRVIAHLRESGYSAPIPIHGAVQRLCEYYQARGLDLGPLEPATTDDTAAAPRAGAIVIAPPSAISDRWSRRFADPVAAFASGWMRIRQRARQRGVELPLIISDHADWTELTRTIIDTGAEEVWVTHGREEALVRWCELNGIVARPLHLTGYEDEAE from the coding sequence ATGAACCCGCGCGACCTGCTCCATTCCCGGCCAGAGGGCCTTTATTGCCCCAAGGGCGATTTCTTCATCGATCCGGTGCGGCCCGTGGCGCGTGCTCTCATCACCCACGGCCATGCCGATCACGCCCGCGCCGGCCATAGTGCGGTGATGGCGACGCGCGAGACGCTCGACATCATGGAGATCCGCTACGGCGCGGAATTTGCAGGCAGCCGGCAGGAAGCTCAGCTTGGCCAGACCGTCAGGCTCGACGGAGTCGAGGTGACCTTCCATCCGGCGGGCCATGTGCTGGGCTCAGCCCAGATATGCGTGGAGCACGGCGGCCTGAGGATCGTGGCTTCCGGCGACTACAAACGCAGCCGAGATCCCACGTGCCTGCCCTTCGAGCCGATCCGGTGCGATGTCTTCGTCACGGAGGCAACCTTCGCCCTGCCGGTTTTCGTCCACCCGCCGGCGGCAGACGAGATCGGGCGGCTTCTGAAATCGCGCGACCAGTTTCCCGAGCGCACGCACATCGTCGGCGCTTACGGGCTGGGCAAGGCGCAGCGGGTGATCGCGCATCTTCGGGAGAGCGGCTATTCCGCTCCCATCCCGATCCACGGGGCCGTGCAGAGGCTTTGCGAGTATTATCAAGCGCGTGGGCTCGACCTCGGACCTCTCGAGCCGGCAACCACCGACGATACCGCTGCCGCGCCACGGGCGGGCGCCATCGTGATCGCCCCGCCTTCGGCGATTTCCGACCGCTGGTCGCGCCGCTTCGCCGACCCGGTGGCCGCGTTCGCCTCGGGTTGGATGCGCATTCGCCAGCGCGCCAGGCAACGAGGCGTGGAACTGCCGCTGATCATTTCCGACCATGCCGACTGGACCGAACTGACGCGCACCATCATCGACACCGGCGCGGAGGAAGTCTGGGTGACGCACGGCCGGGAAGAGGCGCTGGTGCGCTGGTGCGAGCTCAACGGCATCGTCGCCCGGCCGCTGCACCTGACCGGCTACGAAGACGAGGCGGAGTGA